The genomic region TGGAAAATGATCCATACCAACTGATGTTAGCCATTTAAATAACAAGCGCTCGCACGTTTGCTTTAAGGctcttaatttttctccctCACAACTGGACAGAGACACAGGAACTCGGTAAAACCCCAAAGAGTATCGATTTACAGCTCTGCGttctcacagctgctgaaagGCCGGGCGTATTTTGATTTGTGTTTCCTGACGCCGCCTGGTCCGACCCGGCGGCAGACGAGGATTCACTCACCTCAGGGGGAGAGAGGATTCACCCACCTCAGGAGGAGAGGAGCGGAgcggaggggagaggagcagagaggagaggtgcTGCCCGCACCAGAGGCTCCCGGCAGGTCCCCGCTCACAGCCCCGTCCCGACTCCAGGGGACAGGCACACGGCTCCCGCCGGCTCCCGCCGCTTTTGCCTCTCCCCGCCCTGCGCCCCCCTTCCCGCGGCCGTCCCTCCCGCGAGGGGCGCAGCCCGCCCGCCTCAAGCGCCTCACTCCACCCGCCGGCTGCGGGAGGACGGCCAGAGCCGAGGGGGAGCGCTTCTCCGCCCGCCTCACAGCCGGCGAGGTAAACCGAGGGGAGGCCGCAGGGCCGGCCCGGGACATGACTCACCGGCGTTGAGGACCTTGAGGGCGGTGAAGGCGGCGTTCTGTAGCGCCAGGTCCTGCGGGGCGGCGCGGGAGCAGTGGTACTTGATGAAGGGGAAGCAGCCGGTGCGCAGGATGTGGTAGTTGGCGCCGTTCACCCGCCAGTTGAAGTGGGAGAGGCCGAACTGGTCGTTGCGCACGGCGCTGTACTTGACGCAGTACGAGGTCCAGTGGGGCAGGCCGCGCTGCCGCAGGTGCTGGCTCAGCACCTCCGaggcggcgggacggggcgctgccgccgctccccgccacagcagcagccccacggCCGCCTCATGCAGCCGCCTCAGCGCCCGCATCCCACGGGGCCGCTGTCgcccccccccgcacccagCCCGCACCC from Ciconia boyciana chromosome 8, ASM3463844v1, whole genome shotgun sequence harbors:
- the C8H15orf61 gene encoding uncharacterized protein C15orf61 homolog, with protein sequence MRALRRLHEAAVGLLLWRGAAAAPRPAASEVLSQHLRQRGLPHWTSYCVKYSAVRNDQFGLSHFNWRVNGANYHILRTGCFPFIKYHCSRAAPQDLALQNAAFTALKVLNAGIPTLLYGIGSWFFVSVTETVHTSHGPVTIYFLNKEDEGAMY